gacgaaatgccgcgCCGGACCGTGGTGTCCTGGAACACGGCGCTCACTTCCTGCGTGGACAACGACTGCCACGACCGGTGCGTTGGCCTGTTCTCTGCGATGGTAGAAGCCGGCTTCGAGCCCGACCAGACCACGCTCGTGTGCATGATGTCCGCCGCCGCTGAGCTTGACAACTTGCCGCTCTGCAAGTGGGCGCATGGGCAGGTCGTCGCCCGGCGGCTGGACATGACGCTTCAGCTTGGCACGGCGGCAGTGAACATGTATGCGAAGTGTGGCTTGATAAGTTATGCCTGGCGCTTGTTTGAGAGGATGCCTGCGCGGAATGTCTGGACCTGGAGCGCAATGATCCAGGGGTTTGCACAGAATGGATTAGCCGGGGAAGCGCTCAAGCTGTTCGAAAGGATGAGGGGTGCTTCAGTTGCGCCCAATTATGTCACATTTCTCGGGCTGCTCTGCGCATGTAGCCATGCTGGGCTGGTCGACGAGGGACGTCAGTTTTTCCATGAAATGCGGCATGTATACAAGATCGAGCCAATGATGAAACACTACAGCGCCATGGTTGATGTCCTAGGGCGTAACGGACGCCTCCAGGAAGCTTATGACTTTGTTATGGACATGCCTCTCGAGGCTGACCCAGTTGTATGGAGGACATTGTTGGGCGCCTGCCAGATGCACAGCTCCAAGGACTGCATTGACATTGTCAGCAAGGTGCAGGAGAGATTGCTTGAGTTGGAGCCCAAGAGAAGCGGGAACTATGTGATGGTCGCAAACATCTACTGCGATGTTGGATCGTGGGACGAGGCGGCGAAGGCGAGGAGGGTGATGAGGGAAGGGGGGATGAAGAAGATGGCAGGTGAGAGCTGCATCGAGGTTGGGGGGCTGGTGCATCGCTTTATCGCTGGGGATGATTCTTGCCCAGAATATGATCGGGCTTGTAGCCTTGTCCATGAATTGAATCTCAACATGAGAAAATTTGAACTTATTGACGGGAATTCGCTTATTGATGCTGAATGATTACATAGTTTGCATTCTTTACCTGATGATACGTTTCCATCTGTTGATTGTGCCGTGTCTAACCATTGATGAAATGAAATTGCTTTGCGTCCAACATTTTCAGTAGAATCTCAGTATAATAATACAATCATGTGTACTCGTGTAGGATATTGGTCTGGTCATTCCATCGGAGGGTGATGGAATAGTGTAGTACGAAAATTCCTCGAATGCACAGTAATCTCTTGATGCAATTATGCTGATAACTGAACAACCaagttttatttaattttctggaatttcccctCAAAACAGAAACTTACCCAAATTTCTTATTTCTAAACTTAAATGGACACTGTTAAGTCAAGGTAGCCAATGAACGTGCATAAATTGTGTATCTTAATTATCGGAGACTCCACATCCCACATCAACAATCTGATCACCAACAATGGCCAGAGTTGGGGAGATTATCTGTTTATCTGGATCTCCTTGGCAGCAGTACTGTTTGTGAGAAAAGAAACTATGTGGGATTTATTTTTAACCATCTTCAACGGATGTCACTCTTGCAAAATGATTGCCGGGTAAAGAAAAAATCAGATAAGAACTCATTGAAGAAAACACATGGACAGCTTGAGGTAAAAAACTGAAGGAATAAGAAAAATGTAGGTTTACAATATCATGTTCACTTGAATTTGACATGATCGATTGATCTGAAATTTGTTTGGCTGTATCGTCGGGGAAAAAATTTGTTCNNNNNNNNNNNNNNNNNNNNNNNNNNNNNNNNNNNNNNNNNNNNNNNNNNNNNNNNNNNNNNNNNNNNNNNNNNNNNNNNNNNNNNNNNNNNNNNNNNNNNNNNNNNNNNNNNNNNNNNNNNNNNNNNNNNNNNNNNNNNNNNNNNNNNNNNNNNNNNNNNNNNNNNNNNNNNNNNNNNNNNNNNNNNNNNNNNNNNNNNNNNNNNNNNNNNNNNNNNNNNNNNNNNNNNNNNNNNNNNNNNNNNNNNNNNNNNNNNNNNNNNNNNNNNNNNNNNNNNNNNNNNNNNNNNNNNNNNNNNNNNNNNNNNNNNNNNNNNNNNNNNNNNNNNNNNNNNNNNNNNNNNNNNNNNNNNNNNNNNNAAGAAAAATTTGTGTACAATTCAATTATACAAATCAAACAATTTGCATAAAATAATTTTAATCCTTTAATTGTGATTACTTTAGAGAATTAGGAAGTTACAATAATTATATCTTTCTTATctttattactccctctgtcccataatataagaacgtttttgacactagtcaaaaacgttcttatattatggatcggagggagtatttttttgcGAGGTCTTATATTATTTATTATATTCATAAGAAAGCAACAGTTATTTTCACGCAGGGCTCAAATGGCCATAAGAAAGCTACAATATACTAGCTTTCTTATATTTCGTTTACTCCACATGTGATTTTTTCCCCTGATTTATCAAAACATAGAAACACGATTTTCACTGAAGTTTTTAGAAAGTGATTTCACACGGGCCTAAGTTCTGTTGAGCAATTTCTCTCAATTTGTAAACCAAActtgtgattggatggttaggagAACAGTGGTATCCCAGCCCACCAGAGTTCAAGTTCTAGACGTGACATTGGTGCTtgcattatttctgaatttattttaggcCTTCCGGCAATGTGCGTTCAGTCGGAgtagacgttcccgtcgactacgaagtCCTATGTGGCGATTtagtcaatctcaagatgatgtgccggctcCGTTTCTCGAAGCTGCTCATAGGGGCAGGGAGTGCGTGCGTTCATATATGTGAGTGTATACTCGTGTATGTGAGCGACTTCGATTGTGCTGTGTTGAAAAAGGTCCCTCAAAATTTTTTTTGAACGGAAAAAAGTCCCTCAATTTGATGTATTTTCACATTAAAGAACGGCGTCGCACAGACAAAATAATCCTAACGAATGTACATTTGAATGGAGACAATCACAAATTCAAACATCATTATTTCCCTTGCAAAAAATAGAACCGTGGCATCCTCATAATAGCATTTTTACCCAAACGTGTCCATGAACCAATGCTATTGCAGGGACGCGCCAAGAAAAGCCTGGGCATGTGGTAAACATGTTGTTCTCTCCCAATATTGGCTCCTACCTCCCAGGGGCTGCCCGCCCCCCCTCGCCATTTACAAGGGAGCGCCGGTGCCTGCCCGGGTGAGCCCCAAACCTACCCAATAAAAATAATTTCTCCCACGCCTTTGCTCTCTTTTCATACCGCATATGAATAATTTTTTCTAGTGTATTTTATTCGTTTCTTGTTGAACGACGCCGCACGGCCAGGGCGCCGTAGGCTGTGGCTGGCTGGCCGCTCTCGCTGGCAGGTAGGGCCGGGCCGAGCGTCGCGCTGTGTGGAAGGCGACCTACCCGCCCGTGGGCCCCGCGGCGCAGCCCCCCGTCGTGATTGCCGGCATATATTGGCAGCGCCCACCGCACGGGGCgagatcgaggaggaggaggaggccggagcccGCACCAGGCCGCTGGGAGTTCTACCCTCGGTAACGAAATTCCTTCCCCGCATCCATTCCCCCCGATTTTACTCTCTCGAATCGGCTGCTGCGTCGCGTTGCGCTGGGATTCTGGCGTGGGGGGAGGCGAGATTCGGTCTCGCGGTCTCCCCGTAGCCGCGTTAATTCGCGCGGGATCGGTCGTCGGCGCGGGCATTTCGTGGCGGGGAGAGGTGAATTCGGGCGGAGGTTTCGGTGAATTCGACGCGATAGCGGTCGATTGTGGCGCTGGGGCTCCGCGATTGGGGATTCGGAGTCTGTCGGTGCGTTTCGCTTCGCTCGAATCCGTGCTTGGGTCTGATGGTTTAGGCGACATTTCGCTGTCTAAAGGGCAAAAGGCGTTCGAGGGAACTGATTCCGTCGCTGCAATTTTGATTGGGGGCGCGCGCTCTGCTCTACGCAGTTGGTATAGATGAGTATTACTGCATTAGATAGTGTTTCCTTGGGAGACATGATTATTGGTGTGTTAGTCTTTTCATCCCTTGTCTTGCATACTGTAAGATTGAGGACGGTGGTGGGAGCATCCTCAAGTTCTCATCAACCCAGATTGAGCGAAACAACATTGTCTTGCATTCCGCCGTTTTAAATGGCACTTTTCATCTGTTTTTAGCCATAGTAATTTGATAGGCTTCAAGCTGATTTTCATTGGCACAAGCGGTGCATATGATACATTTGTATAATTGTTGTGCTAGGAATGTGGTTCTGTGATTAGAATTTGGGAGGATTGAAATGCTATGCTTTTAATTTCTTTTGCTATTATCCATTATTTTACTAGTTTGGTTTCCACTGCCTATGATTTATATGTGAGGCCATCTTGAAGTGCCAATCTTTGTGGAACATGTGTATATCTTCAAAATGTTGGGATGGACACTGCTATTTGGAGAACAAAGTTGTTTTGCATATAGTAAGCGGTTTAAAGTGTTTGTGGAAAGTAGAAACATTATTTATAAACTCGCCGATTGCTTCATTTTGAGTCTTGTTGTAAGTCAATAGTTCCTGTTGTTACTGAAAGCATAACTTTCGTGCAGAAAGGTGGACCTCGAATATTTGGTGCCTCTTATCTCTCACCAAGGACGCTGGTCCCTCATTGTGGAAATAGGAAAATTTCTTCATCCGCTTCATAATTGTTGAATTGTAGGTTTTCAGCTGTTACATGCCTATTCTTTTGTGACTGTTTTTTATAAGAAATCATGTCATTTGTTgactcctttttttttctcttccTAGCAGGACGCTAAGATTTATTTAGCAATCAGATTCCGGACTCTGAGCAGATCTAACAGGATCTTTAAAAGAGTTCTTTTGTTTGAAAATTTGTTACTTAGTAGAAATGGTGAAGGATCATCTAATGCTCAATGTTGATCGCCTAATGGTGCCTGAACCCATTGAGATCACTGGAGCACCCAAGAGCTCCTCATCGAGGGACACCACTGCACTGCCCATTACAGGGCATTCCTTTTTTGCAGTTGGAGACAGCATGGTTCCTGAAGAAGAACCTCTTCTGCAGATTACGGAGTGCCGTATTTGTCAGGAGGAAGATGACATTAAGAACCTGGAGAGCCCCTGTGCTTGCACCGGCAGTGTTAAGGTTCACATCATTCAATAAACTCTGGTTTTTGTTACTTGAAGTTTTTATTGTTATTAATTCACATTTGATCAATTTATCTGGAAGCATATGTGATTTGACAAGATTAACTTGTCGCACCAGTGTTTACCTATATGTCTATCTGGTATGCTCCTTAGAGCATTTGTTTGGTTAGGGAGTTTATATGTGGTTCTCTGTTAGTCAATCTGGCCTTCTTATTTGTTTGATTAGGGGTCAACACTATCCTTTAAATGTCGGCTATTACTTGGGACACTGATTTGATTAACTTTCCAAAGACATTTGAAAAAAAAACTCCAAAATATTGTGCTCATGTTACCACCACAAgcagcataattctcataacattTCAGTTATCTCATTGTTTGCAGCTTTATCAATTTAGCAGGTACTAAGTATATCTTGTTAAACAAGAACTGACTAAAAAGTCATTGTTTTTCCTATCTCAGAGCTTAGTTCATTGCGTAGTTATATTGTTGTACTGTTTATCCTTCATGACATAGTTCTCTTGGCGTCCATATTTTGTTGAAGATTCCTCTTGGTGTTCTCTAACCATCATGCTTTGGAGCATATTCATTTGATGTGCGTATGGACCAGTTAAGATAGACAATAGGCAATTTGCAAATGTGATTCATCCTGGATTGATATGTCACGATTCTTTGAAATCTGAACGAGATTGGATGTTTCTACTTAGTAGTGCTCTATTCTTTGTGATCTCCCTCCCAGTAAATCATACATTTTTCTTATATTTGTACCTGAAAAGTGGAATCAAGCTTTCTCTCTGTTCCATCTGTGTCCACGCCAGTCCTTATGTCCTTAGCTGAATAGATCTCCAAGTTGATTCTTGTTGGCTTGTTGCCATGCTTTTCCAATATGTTTATGAAGCTaattttctttatcttttttttatGAAATTTGGGTCTCTCCCTAGGTAAAGTGCATGGATAATGTTCTGACATATTTTATTTTGTGCAGTATGCGCACAGGGCTTGTGTACAAAGATGGTGCAATGAGAAAGGAGATGTCACATGTGAAATCTGCCATGAGGTGAATTTATTTTTAGATGTTTTATAAAGTATGCGCCTCCCCCAGATACGACCCTGAACTGTTGTTGGAAATTACCTTACTGCAGCCGTATGAACATGGGTACACTGCACCTCCCAGGCCCCATCCTGATGAAACTACCATCGATATAAGGCATGTCATAATTTTGTATCATTCAAGACATAGATATTTGATTCTACTTCATAAGTTATTTTATTCTGTATGTCTGGTGTCATGTTTAtgtatactccctctgatccaaaataagtgtcgtggttttactagaaatttgaactaaaaccgacacttattttggatcggagggagtagtattcaATTGTTGTTTACTCCTTTTTTGGTGTGTGCAGTGGTGGCTGGACCATTACTGGTACAGCATTTGACTTGCGTGATCCTAGGATCTTGGCAGTAGCACAAAACCACATTATGGAAGCTGAATATGATGATTATTCAGCCACGAATGCCAGCACTGCTGCCTTTTGCCGGTCTGCTGCTCTTGTCGTGAGTTCCTGCACTGCAGTCTGCAGATTTATTTACCTTTATTGAACATGTAACAGAATGTTTGTTGCCTACTTATTTACGTTTTCCCCTGTGTTCAGTTAATGGCTCTCCTACTACTGAGGCATGCATTGACTCTAACTGATGAAGACGATGATGACACTTCAGCAATGTTTTCAGTAAGCGAAATACTCTTTTTAAGACATGCCATAGGCACCATCTCTCCGCACATTATCATCAGTATTCATATCTGTGGTTCATTATTTGGCAGCTTTTCTTACTGCGTGCGGCTGGTTTTCTTCTCCCATTCTATATAATGGCTTGGGCAATTAGTATATTGCAGCGTCGCAGACATCGACAGGTTAGTACATCAGCGCAATCATATGCATCTTTCTTCTTTGCTGCTTCTACATTTGTTTGGAACATCTCATAATTGCTGCATTGCCATGTTCCTTGAGCTCTGATTTCAGTTAGACCTGCTTTGTTATCCTATATGAGTTGTTTGAAGTTGAGTTACCAAATCTCGTCTTTCTTATTTGATGTGTGCCTTGTCAAAGAAGTGATGAACATAGTTATGACATTGATGTCTGAGTAATGAATCTCGTCAACACTGTAAAAGGATTTCAGTGGCTGTACTCATTTTCTTTGCATTCAACTACTTTGGGAGCTGTTTAGATTATAAAAAGACATCAACTTCGAAATGCTCTAATCAAAGCAGTATGCAAGGGATCTTCCGACAAATCATAATTCGTGTTTGAGCCTTTTGTAACCACTAACTTGCTCGGTGTTTTGTACGGTACTTATGTTCAGGAGGCAGCTGCGTTGGCAGCAACTGAGGTGGCATTCATCCTTCAGTCTGGACAAGGAAGAGGAGTGCATTTCACCATAGCACCAGATTCTCCTGCCACGCCCCAGCACGAACCACAACCTTGAAGATGTCCGCCAAAGAGCGACCGGCTGGCGGCTGCGGCGACATCGGATTGCTGGCTTGCGCGAATCACCAAAGGAGTTATGGTTTGCTGCCACTGCAGAGCCATGTTATTTACGTACTTTACGTCATTGCCCTGAGTGTAACGTTCTGAGACGTGTCCCAGTTTGTGCTTCCGGATTCTGTTAGGGTTGGCGTTGGCCAGGGAGTCTCGGTGAGTGGTGTGTATAAAGTAAGAAAGCCATTTGGACCGTGCATGTCGGTCCCAACTGTTAACTTAAAAATATAGCCGACAGACGGCTTTTCTGAAGGCCACTGTTTTACCTATAGTCTTCACATGCTTGTTGTTTTTTACAAGAAAAATATGTGCTCTTGCTAGAATTGTGTTATTAGTGTCCTGAGTAACATGATGGTAGTGCTTCTGCGCATGATCTCGGCTCCTCAACTGCAAAATCTAGCGGCGCATGATCTCATTGCTAGGGTAGTGCTAGGGTAGACAGTGTTAGTGGGTCTGGACGGTGCGTAGAGCAActtcaacgggccgacccaaatgaTGCTTTTGTCCGCCTTTTATCCGTTTGGGTTGGCCGCCAGTCCGGCGTCCGCCTTTTTTTAAATTTGGGTCGGCAGTGTCttaacgcgccgacccatttcatgaccgcgcgcgccgacccatttcatgaccgcgcgcgctttagatcatgccagcggccatgtcgttgccctggttttggcgctccagcgcgcgggaaaggttcgcgtGCGTGGGGGAAAATCGGCCTAGCGCGCGGGTAAGGTTCGCGCGCTTGTTTTGGCGCGCCGCGGCCGGCGCTCGTTACAAGAAGGTACTCCCTCCACACTCTGTCCGCCGCCCACTCGTCTTGCCCCCTCTCACTAGCCTCGCCGCCTCTGCGCCGCTTGGGTGcttcggattttcgcggagtccgcgagcgccgctccggcgccttctcctctGAGATCTGGTTTGGCGAGAAACGCCTCATCCTCGGCACCTTAAACACTGCAGAAGAGGCGGCCCGCGCGCACGACGTGGCGGCGTGGCGCCTCTTGAGGCCTTGTCGGGAGATGAATTTTCCCGATGCgtcgagccagcgggcgcaggatctcgcgcctctcccgcggcttttcaccgacgaggatcgtcgtgtccaccggaggcggcagcgtcgcctcgccatcgccgagatggacgtggAAGCCATGGTGGTGTGGTGCGAACGCTTCCTGCAGGACATCGTTGACGAGCGCCAGTTCTACAAGCAAAGGAGGACGGAGAGGGAAGCGAGGaggacggagcgagccgcctatcgggaggacaagcgtgcgcggaagcaGGCCGCTCAATTGAAACTGAAGCTACGAGAAACGTCGGGTTGGGACTTCAAGGACGAGCGGTAtgctgacgcctacattcagacgtcgAAGGAGGACATTGCCGAGTCGGAGTCGGAAAGCGACGAGTAGTTGATCTTTTCTTTTATCTGTGTACgctagaactatctatgtatccttTTTCTATCGGAAAAAAtggccggcggcgtcggcgacAAAGCAGGCGGGCGAGGGTGTGCAGTTGAATGTGGAGAGGCCAATGTGAAGGAGAGAGGGCGAGCGCGTGCGCGTCCGTCATGTGTCCGCGCGgatgcaaatccggctcaaaatgggccggaaatgggtcggcaggcggacgaaagcggacgcgcgtccgtttgggtcggcgcgctgggccgacttttctgtctgcgccgacccaaacggacggcggcggacgaaatggatcaccccattggagttgctcttatactCTCCCGAAATGAAATTTTTGCGACCCCCATGCAACTGGGCCATGTGTTGCCGGCACTTATGTGGTGACACTCCTGTGACGTTAGTGACCGTATTTTGGGTATTCCTGAGCAGGGGCGGAGCTTGACAAGAATGCATGTGGGGGGTTTAACCACTGCAATAAACTAGAACGGGTAGCCTGAAGGCAAAATAATATTCATATTACCTATATTGGTGGCAAATTACATATATAGTAGTTCAAAAAAGAACTAGATCAAAACATACATCTCGGGCGtctttggttgcctgcatatggcCCAGCCTGGCCCGCGCGGGAAGAAATTGGCCCGTTTGGTTGCCTGCGTTTACTGTGCGGCCCGCATAGCATGAAACTTAAAGCACCTCCAGGCCAGGCCCAGGAGAAACGCCCGAATCGGCAATAGCTCACGAGCCTGGCTCGGGCGACGCAGGGGAGGGCGACGCGCTTCTCTCCTCGTGCGACCAgggagatggcgcgagctcgcccgcgtcgccaaaaaatcggcgggaggatttcggctcacctcccgCTGAGTCCGCCCCTATTTAGCCCCCTCCCTCACCGCCCTAACTCCCACCACCATTCTCCCTCCCTTCGAGCTTTCTCGCCGATGCGCATCGGCACTGACGAGCAGGTAAGCGGCGCATCTTCATCTGCCGGCGGTCCACGGCGTCGGCGGTCCTTCACCGGCCGGCGGTGATCTTCTACGACCGTTCCCCCTCGTTCTCGAGCTGCAGCCATGGCCTTTGTGAGTTCAATCCCCCTTTCTCTCTGTTCTTTCTAGCTAGATCTGAGCTGCAGCTAGGGTTTGATgtagatgcatggttgattagtgcTCTTATCTGTGAGCTCATATGGTTGATTGCTATGCCACGGTTGCAATTTGTGGTAGGGttagatgttcaagcatgtggtaggctagattagtagtagagtttgaagttgaaccttgtgcttgtgttgatttgtgcttagatctgtgatttgtagcatgttgtttgttgtAGATGTTTGTTCCTGCTCATAGATTGTCCGATATGCTTAGTATGATAGCGATGAACCATGTGCTTAGTATGATAGTGATGAAGCATGTGCTTGGTATGATAGTGATGAAACATGTACATGTATGCTCCTGCCTTCATGGATTGTCCGGTATGTTGTGTGCTATGCTTACTGTCAATCTGTGCTAcaattgtaggacacgaccacacagacgcaagatcttagtcaggcccttgtcCTGTCCGATAGCCAGTTTCCTCCATCGTTTGTCGAGAACTCGCAGCCTATGCTgagatggcacctgattcagaggtgttcgCGTCTGATTCTGTCTATGTGCCAGTAGTGCTTGTTGAGCAAACTCctcctactgctgctgctgctgctgccgctgccgctgcactCAAGGTAGCAAcagcaaaggcaaagaaggatggtaggtcgaacaacatgaagtggcagccgtTTATGTCCACGTTCGTGttgaacaagatgtgtgagctcatctctagtggagttaggactgacaagggcttcaaggaggtgcactcgAACACTGTTGCgaagcaggtgttcgagttctgTGGGCAGGAGGTGTCcgccacccaggtgtacaaccacctgagAAAGTGGAGAGGTCGATGGATCCAAGTGTTCAAGCTGAGAGATCTTAGCGgcgcctcatgggatgagaacacttgctccatagttctggaggcagagcactacaCCGGCCATGTCGCAGTTAGCTCACAACGctcttccttttcatactgtccaccattgcctactcctaatcacaactaacaacacttgtgtttcattcttaggaccacccaaggaacgctgagttcctcaacacacccataAGAACTACAGCCATATGCAACACATTttctccttcgggctggcaactaggaagcatgccatgggctcgggggagcctcttggttctcccatgccagacttccctgggaccctggacgtcgaggtccttgatggccctgacaagcccTTTGAGAAGCCATTCGACAAGCCCTTTGACCCCgtccatgataggaagaggaagagaggaggtctgATGGAGAaggagatcaatgtcttttgcaGCATGACTAAGGCGGTGAAGAAGGTGGCAACAAccatcagggagtgcaagcccctcgaTGTCCACCCTGACCTATATGGCGTTGTCATGACCCAGGGTGGCTTCAGCGATgaggctctcatggcagctctcagccacctgcttgacaacaaggcccagggtgttgggttcgttgccatggcAGACGCTCATAGGGTgctgtggctcaggagctggctgggaaagcactactactagagtagtgctgcctgtgagcgtgcatgatccccgacggcgatggcgatggcgacgatgatgacgatgacgatgacaaCGTACATTTTGTGTAGCCAGGGCTGGAAAActatttgatggtctgtatattttggtgaggtggtacATACTAACCCCtcatgatgatggtgaacttgcggtggtaggacgacACCCGCTTTTGGGTGTGGTGGTAGGATAACACCATGGTAGTGCTCGGTAGAACTTGCTAtgccgtatgatcatgcatgctttacttcttctcttctgcaccattgttgtttgtgtgctactttgcttgctacttgtgtgCTCCATTGATTTGCTGCCTCAACTCTTGCTCTTATGCATTGCTAGGGAAAGTGGTATGACGTGTTCATCGGTAAGGCTCCAGGGGTTTACAGTTCATGGGAAGAAGCCAGTGCACAAGTGGCATCATATAGCAACAACAGCcatagagggttcaagactaggcagGCAGCAGAACAAGCTTACTCCGACTGGGTGCGAAAGCACGGAGGCAACAGTGTTGACAGTGGCAAGGTTGGAGGTGTCAAAGTGGAAGGTGCTAAGGTGGATCGTCAGTTTGGGctgaagctgaagaacttcatcatcttcgctCAATTCATCGCCATTGTTGTGTTGTGGTGTTGGTGTGCTAGGTGTGATCATTGTGGGTAAgctcactgatacgtccattttgcatcatgcttttatatcgatatttattgcattatgggctgttattatacattatgtcacaatactaatGCCTactatctcttattttacaaggtttacatgaagagggagaatgccggcagctggaattctgggctggaaaaggagcaaatattagagacctattctgcacaactccaaaggtcatgaaactccacagaagtcatttttggaattaataaaaatactaagcgaagaaagtaccagaggggggccacccaccatccatgagggtggggggcgcgccccctgccttgtgggccccctggcaggcctccagtgtccatcttcttctatataaagtcttttaccctgaaaaaaatcataagcaagctttcgagaaGAAACatcgccgccatgaggcggaaccaatctagggctccgacggagctgttctacggggaaacatcccttcgggagggggaaatcatcgccatcgtcatcaccaatgatcctctcatcaggagggggtcaatctccatcaacatcttcaccagcaccatctcatctaaaaccctagttcatctcttgtatccaatctttgtctcaaaacctcagattggtacctgtgggttgctagtagtgttgattactccttgtagttgatgctagttggtttatttggtggaagatcatatgttcagatcctttatgcatattaatacccctctcattatgaacatgaatatgatttgtgagtatttacatttgttcctgaggacatgggagaagtcttgctataagtagtcatgtgaatttgctattcgttc
This window of the Triticum aestivum cultivar Chinese Spring chromosome 5D, IWGSC CS RefSeq v2.1, whole genome shotgun sequence genome carries:
- the LOC123124881 gene encoding pentatricopeptide repeat-containing protein At2g36730, which codes for MATSLFALIAAAATVQQIRQLHANLLTSGRLPSLGPILLRRLISLPSPHLHLAQRLLLSLPSPPLALFNLLLPPLASSPDPAAATRLFVHLRRSGLRPDAHTLPHVLKALARLAPGSLPLAASTHAEAVKDGLDCAVVYVRNALMAAYSACGQPARAMQVFDEMPRRTVVSWNTALTSCVDNDCHDRCVGLFSAMVEAGFEPDQTTLVCMMSAAAELDNLPLCKWAHGQVVARRLDMTLQLGTAAVNMYAKCGLISYAWRLFERMPARNVWTWSAMIQGFAQNGLAGEALKLFERMRGASVAPNYVTFLGLLCACSHAGLVDEGRQFFHEMRHVYKIEPMMKHYSAMVDVLGRNGRLQEAYDFVMDMPLEADPVVWRTLLGACQMHSSKDCIDIVSKVQERLLELEPKRSGNYVMVANIYCDVGSWDEAAKARRVMREGGMKKMAGESCIEVGGLVHRFIAGDDSCPEYDRACSLVHELNLNMRKFELIDGNSLIDAE
- the LOC123121689 gene encoding uncharacterized protein, encoding MVKDHLMLNVDRLMVPEPIEITGAPKSSSSRDTTALPITGHSFFAVGDSMVPEEEPLLQITECRICQEEDDIKNLESPCACTGSVKYAHRACVQRWCNEKGDVTCEICHEPYEHGYTAPPRPHPDETTIDISGGWTITGTAFDLRDPRILAVAQNHIMEAEYDDYSATNASTAAFCRSAALVLMALLLLRHALTLTDEDDDDTSAMFSLFLLRAAGFLLPFYIMAWAISILQRRRHRQEAAALAATEVAFILQSGQGRGVHFTIAPDSPATPQHEPQP